A stretch of DNA from Temnothorax longispinosus isolate EJ_2023e chromosome 2, Tlon_JGU_v1, whole genome shotgun sequence:
AAacatatttacattacatatacatataatatgtattactGCATTATGGATAGCAACATTTACTCTTGCTTTTgcattttcattttctctcGTAACGTCGAGTTCCGATACTGCAAGCCGCACGTCAAAACCAAATAATCATACGCGAAATTTCCCTGATTCATCACAGTCACGTATTTCTCTTTCCTAGCGTGAGGAAACTCGAATGAAAATACTCGTACGATGTACAGGTCAAAATTTAAGGAACTAATTAAGGATCGACTATCATGTCGTCAACGTTGCTGGATTACTGCAGTAAGTATATACTACTCgagttatagaaataatatagataaaagaattatatatatctatcaaATCAATGTATGAAAGACCACCTGTTGATCGCTGTCATAGTCCCGTAGACGATATTGATCCAAGTCCGTGCGGCCATGCAGCGACGATATCCCGAGTGAAACCTCCCTCGGAATGGAAGCAAACACACCTCTCCGCGACTCGTTTCGTTATCAAATGGTATACCGTGCGGTGATATCAGCGTAAAGTTTGTCAATTGCGTATAACGCTGCGATGATCTACATCAGAATTCGATATTGATACAATAGCTATGAGAAGGGggggatatacatatatccatcCGTATATCCTTTCTATCTTTGAAACGCCATCGTACATATAGGATACGTATCGTTTGGCAAGCTTAGTCGCGTTCACGCACGGATCACATCCGGTGATCCAGgtcatgtatattataatttaattgacgaAAGTGTTTTACCGTACAGCGAGATACTCCGCGAATGCAATTCCGCAGTCCGATGCTCCAACGACGACGATCCTCGCGTCGATACGTACACGTGGCATCGTTGCTAGTCTCGGCGACGTCACGAATAGAGAAAATCTACCGTCATCCGCCCTTTTACctcttacattattttcacagTTATCAAGATTTTCCAGAATAATCGGGAATTCGTATTCAGCTTGTCTACGAGGATCAACCGGAATCATATCGTTCAGACAGGATACCAAGGGACACATCCACGTCTATACGAATAACGTACTACACTGTATTATAGGTAAGGCTACTTTCCTACCGATTAAACGGTTTAAGCTTTTATTTatggtatatataataataataataataataaactaacaataagtaaactTATAATCGTGGTGAAAATTCAATGTTCTTACTTTGTGTTAGAAGCTATTACTATACGTGTTGGGAGCTATCGCTATTGTTATTTTGCGTAGGTATAGCTTACCGCGGTGCTCTGATCCTCGTGACGAAGCCGATAAAAGATTACCGTTAACTCGCTCAAACGTGCGATCTCGCGGAAGAAGAAGCGATGATAAGCGGAAAAAATTGGCATGAGAACGAAATGCAAGAGACGTCCGTAATCATCTTGAGGAATACTCTGCACAGACACGTAATCCTCTACATGGTAATGACTCGTAACGAAATTTACCTGCCTTTCGGCGCtataaacgtaaaataaatggaaCACGTTCACCTTGAATATTtgaatttcacatttttcatatGGTGAAAACTACATCCACtacatcaaaatataatacgtaATAACCACAGACCACAGTATAGCGAGTCCCAGCATCGTGTCGTTACTTTCAAAGACGAAGCAATTTAAATCGAGCCGTAAAGGATCCGTCGCAAAATCAAAATCAGCCAAGACCTCGCGTCTCGTTGGCACAGTGAACAAGAGTTTCTCTATAGCTTTTCGGTCTTGTCGTCGGGCGCGGCGACAGCTCATCTCCTCGCGAAGAACCACTCGGTGTACAATATACAGCGTCATCGGGAAATCTCGGTTACATCTCAATGGCACGCGCTGCATTTTCGTTTTGATAAATTCCatgttttttactttcttgttATCGAGATGAAAAAGAGAATCGAGTGTGTCTACGTCTCTAATTTTTCCCTTTTCTTACTCTATTCTACTCCTTTGTATTATCTACATTTACAAGATAATCGAAATGTTTCTCGCTATAGTCGGTTAGGTTTACAATACTTGTGCAAGAGTACCACAAAATGTTGAAGGAACTGATAGCACGGATGCGAAAAGGGGAGGAGGATCGCGCAATACTCTAAATGCGGAAAGCAATCGAAAGCAGCTTCCAGGAAATCGTAGGACCAGGGAGGCCTCGGCCTCGTTCCATCGCGCATCGCAAACATTTCCAAAACGAAGACGTTTATCTCGCCGCTATGACGGCTGTCGAGTGGCGCGTGCATCTCTTTGGGCCCATGAACAGCGGACCGAGCGTCTCCCTGCGACGCCGACGCTTCGTCGTTTCTCCATGGCTTTTTCAGACCATTGTACAGCGTTAACTCGAAATTTTCGTTCAGCAGATCGACGTCGATCGTGGAATTGAGACACACGACGCCCACAGCCGAGCCGTCAGTAGGATCCTCTCCGATGATCAATCGACGACAGCTGTTCGGATGACGAATCATCTCACTGATGCAATACTCTCCATAAAGCTTCTTTAGGTGCATCACCGGGATACTCTCACCGTCACCGTCGACGATCGCTATCACGTCGTCGTGGTCCTCCTCTCTATAGCGCCATACGATGATAGATAAGATATTAAGGTAATCGAAATAATAGTGCGAAACCAAGTTGCATATAGATGTAGGAAGAAATTTCGGTGAATTTTCCGCAAGTGCGGCGATCCAAGTGTGCGCAAATCAAATCGACTTACACGACTCTTCGTATTTTCAACTTTGGACGTAATCGATATCGATCAATCAGATAGAGAAATTGCAGCGCGTCTCGCGCGACGTCCCGCGCGGCGGTCTTGGCCAAGACTCTGGTCATGTCCCGCTCAAACACGCTCAAATTCGCTAGAGAATACAAATacgaacatatatatatatgtatatatatatatatatatatatatatatatatatatatatatatatatatctctctctgaCAACTCAGACAAGTCGTGAATAGACGTGTGAGAAGAatcgagagaagagaaaagattTCACCTGGCGTAACTCGAGGAGGTACCACGAAGATCACATATTGGCAATAGGTAGTGATGTCGAAAACCGCAGTCAATAGCTCCGCGAGGAACTCGTTCAAGTAACGCTCGTCCCACACGAGCAAGTGTACGAACATTGTGTTCCTTTCCGTGGCAGCGGGGATCCTTTTCGAAAAGTGATGCTAATCGAGTAAACTCATATACGGTCGACATTGCGTATCGTCGCGTATCGTAAAGCGACTGTCAACTTTGCTATGTTTGATGCAAACGGAAGATTACCCGTAGATCGTTTTTAACCAGGTCAACCAATCGTACGGTGGCACGGACGGAACATTGGGGTACGTGCAGAGGCATATCCCCGAAACAATGTCGCGCCTCTCGTTATGTTGGACCACCGAGAGGCAGCAAATTTCGctgtaaattttatgcaaCGATACATCAACGGCGCGCGGGCTCTATATGGCTCTATGCGCGTATGGGTATACGAGGTAATGGTATAATATAACTCGCTACAAGTACTAGAGTCGTTCCAATTTCACATCTCCGAAAATTTCGTGAGTCGCCGGGCGTATCAGGCGTTCTAAACGTGATAGATCCGAGTGTTGGAGGCGACGCGACTCCGAGATTTTGCTAAACTGTAGCTCCTCTTTCGGCTCGCCTCGTTCGCCGAGTCGGGTTGACATCTTGAACGATTGTTGGCTAACGCCAAGTTGACTCGTGATGGACGACGGATGTGCCGTCAGTTATTGTGACTCGTTGCCAGTTGCGAGCGGTTGCGAGTTGTGACTCGCGATCCTTGCCAAGTTGCCAATCGTGTTGTCGTTGTCAGTCGTGCCGTTCGGCAATTTTCAATCGATCGTGAATCGCAATCGATTCTCGGATCTCGGATAATTTTCGGTTAGATTATAGCAGGCGCTTCTTTAGGCTTTTACGTTAGGACGTTAGGACGTTAGGACGTCAGGagtaaagcggggagcacacacttttgcataacgcataatgcgtaagcataagaaaactgattggtctatttccttatgcacatgtgtatggaccaatcaattttcttatgcttacgcattatgcgttgtgcagaagtgtgtgtccgggcaTTTCAGATACAAATAACAGAGTCGCGGGTGTCGGTGTCACGTCAGACGTACGTCTAAAGGCCAAACGATCGGATCGACGTTTTTTCTACAGCGGAGATATGGAGAATCCTGCATGCGCTCGATCTTATTTCATCTTCGTTATTCGGATCGATTGGTCTGCTTGGTTTTCTCACAATCAGCTTGCCCGATGCAAGCCCTGCAGCTGTTATATGCTATATAGACAATCGTACACGCGACTGCGATAACGGGCTTTCTTTCCTCCTTGTTAAATTCCTGCATGCGTTTTCGCACGCATATGGCGCGCGCCTAAACTTGAAATCGAATTGGCGAACCACTGTATCACTGCATGGCTAATTCAATTTTCGAAAGTTAAGctcgaaaattaaattagccAGCGCAAAATTACTCTGGCAGAAGAGTGAGCCAACAACGGAGAAGATTCGGGTACGTACGTTTTACTAAAGAGCTTCTCCTCCTACAATTCTacggaaatataataaatatcctTTTCCTCTCGAAATATACTTTTCTCGCTGGTTGCCAAAGACGTTACCAAATCTTGTCGACCTTTCTGAGTTATTAAGATAATGATTTTGGTCATGCAACATGAGATCACGATATACGCGATCCAAAGTATCGTAGCTGATTGTGTGAGATGTATCTTTCGATTCTACGAAGACGGCAAGTTTTCGGCTATTTCTCGAATAAAGATAAACCTTGGAAACATGGCTCTTTATATTAATCTgctctcccccccctctctctctctctctctctctcatcgacctaaattaaaatttcgctCGAAAATAGTTTGAATCGAGAAAGATCTTTACATATCGGCGTAATCTTGTTCTCTCGACGCGGTGCGACCgacccagatagcacagttgatctttatgaattcataaagatcagattcagagctttttgaattcataaagatcagctgtgctatctggggAAACAACAAAGCgcgaccgtcgcgtcgcgtcggatGATTTCATTAGTGAGAAAGTATTATAAGGAAAATCGCGCTATTCAACCGCGTTGCTACAACCAACGAACCAACTCAACCAACTGGCGCGCGTCAAGCGTCAAGCGTCAAGCCACGTTGCGCAGTTTTGTGCTTCATTCAAATGGAATTCATATCTCGATATCTCTCTAGCAATATAGTGGATTATAGAGGACTATTTAAATTATGCGATAAACTATTCTCTTCTCGTACGTTAATTGTATCTCGACTGCACCTGCATCCTCGTCTCGTCGACCTGCAGAAAAAAAACGGTAAATGGAGAAACCGCGCTGTGACCAGCATTGATCGAATGAAAATCTTAAGTCCCCTCGCTATCAGGATGTGCTGGATCGTCGATCAACAATTTGCGACTGAACGTCTATATGttctatataatctatataataaaatctttgaaaCGATATCTATTCGATATGAATCAGCTGAATATGTCGCTTGAATTGTCTCTATACTGCACCCAGACCCCCTGCGTAAGCTCATCGTCGAGCTTAGAACGGAGTGCTTGCGTTGGTAAAcggaaaattaaaagtaactttggcataaaatatatgtaaaagttGCAGTAAATTACAACTACGCGACTACGTACCTTTACCTCTCTGATATCTAGGGCGATTTTGAGACGCTGAGAGAATGACCGGTATAGGACTGTGTCTCGAGAGAGGCTGATGGCTTATTCGAATATAGTTTTCACTTGGATGCGTTCGAATCGACCGGAGGACGAACCAACGGAGGAACGAACGAAGGAACGGAAAGGAACGCGAAAGACTCACAcccgacgacgcgacggtacGCACGCGACTGACTTGGCAGCTTGGGACTTGGACGCCTTGGACCATAAACTTTCCGACTGACTTTCAGCTAAACGCGACGGTCGCGATGTAATGTAAAACACAAAGCGCATAGAGTGGGAGGCTGTGAAACTgttttctatacatatacatatacacatatatgtatatgtataattatataaagacagATGCAgctgtttttaaatattggctACGCGATACGCGACTCTGTAATACGCGCACGGTACGGGGGGTATACGGCTACGGAGCTGATGCAATTAAACgttcgataaataattaaacgacGATCGCGCATGGAAATCCGCTATATCGTGTATCGTGGAAACGAACCGCGTCGCCTCCTTTCCCCTTCTGCATtctacaatataatataaaatataatatatgtgtatatttttaccttctggaatttcaaaataaggcgtgcatattttatattaattttcacggATACACATTTTACCCTCTCTCAGTCAGGGTATAGCAGCGTATAGTATAGTCAGGAGGACAAGTCGaccaaatttttcaatttatcacagcgtaaaatttatcttacaattttcGAGATAAAATGTTCTCATACCGTGATATACCGCGGTGAGTTCATAACGAGCCTAGACCTGACCTCTCGTGGGTCCACGGGTCTCGCCAATGGGTCCACGTGTTAACTCGTCCTTGACCCGGTATAGCTTTACTGTCGGTTATTGTTACTCTCTCATCGCGCCAAGGTACATACGACGTATAAATTTTCTACGCACGTATAGAATCAAGAATCTCACCGCGCGCACCAAGTTTCTTaatcgtaaaaagaaaaatgaaaaatcgttatttttaactatcttCTTCTGTGCGCTTGTTAGGAACGCTACGTCTTCGacgaagaataatcgattaGGATCGTAGGATTCGTAAAGactgaagaaagagaaatgtccaagttctaaaaaatacaatgtttATTCAACGTAAACatgttgtaaatttaaataacagcATTCCCTAATAAACCAACATTAatctcttataataaaataaattgtataagagTCGTTAATAATCAAATGTGCAACAAGGTAAATCGGTCATTTTTAACTATCTTATTGATCTCTTGTAGGAAAAGAAATTTCCGCATATAATCTGATGTAAAGTGatgtaatattcaatataGAATAAGTAAATAACAAGGAATAATTCACCAAAGCCGAATCACTCGAAATTAGTGAAATAGTCATTTCGTATGCTCTTATTTCgacattattatacatatatagagtGGATTAAACGTATCATCTATCATTTCCACAGAAATAAATGACCAAACTGAGATATCTTAATCTCTGTTTTCAAAAGATAGTGAAGATCCGCTTGAAACATCAGTTAATAATCGCGACGTACCCATCAAATGTACATATCGAGTACAATTTATAGTACACAGAGCGTAAGATTAACAGATCAATGACTGCGCTCTGTATCTCTGTTTGAAATTTTGAgcatataattgttaaatatatttacgagatATATCGAAcccacatttttttatttttcaaaaacatcaAGTCATCTTGAGATTTTGGtctatataatatgtttattttacgaaagaagaaacgatataatggaattttatttgcaCGTACACTCAATTACAGTCGATTTCTTAGTAAAGACGATAACTACTATCGCCTACTCGtagatttgaaagaaaataattcgcTCCAGTCTTCTTTATAGTTACGTATACTCAACACAACATTTAGCTGGCACTTGAAACATGTACAACATTATACTTACAATGAatcattatttcaatttaattataaagaaaagtatcattaaaattttgtaaaattcgtaaaattaaagttttagcCACACAAATATTTCTGtcttcattaaattttttatagaataaatcttaaaatgtGCCTCTCTCCTGCCCACTGCTCTCACTCACCCTCGATAGAAAACTATGTATCTCGGTACATCGTGATTAAGAAATGGAAGCACAACATGACATGTACGTGGAAGCTTGTATACTATTGCGTCACGCCGTATACGACGATTGTAGCATAACAACGatccaaaaattatatttagcaGTAAACACCTATCGAAACGGCAAAGAGCCAAAGTGTTTAAAACTGTACGCCAAGTACTTTCTTATTAAGAGATAATCGTCGCGTGTAACTGTTCTCTCGCGCGTATAACTTATTTACAAGATTTTACAAGAAATTGAAATGGAAAGACTCGATTTCTCGCACGATAATCACAATGTATACGTACGTTACAAATGCTTTGCGATAATAAAGTTGGAGTAATATACAAATGAGCGAAACTTTCGAGTGAGATTCCACGTTGGACGTCGATATTTCGCGATCAAAGTTagcgttaaaaatataaatcgagTCTATCTATGTATCATATCACAAAATGCGCGTGAAAAGCCACATCATTTCACCTGCCCTCGTCCGAACGTTCGGACGAGGGCATGTGCGTCTGATTATTCTGACGAGGCTGTACATTCGACGTCCGTCTAGTTTCTACACGCGTGCCGTCTTGACGGTCGTTCCTGCCGTCTTGTTGCTCAACGAGAGCCGTGGCGAGAGCCGCGCCACCGTGTTCTCTGTTTTGCACATTTTCAACTTTGTACAATATATCGTGGCAAAGAGGACATCGGTCTTGAACGTATAACCATTTTCGCAAGCATACGCCGTGGAAATAATGATTGCATTGAGTGATCTTGGCGCTTTGCATCTCCTGGTAGCAAATCGCGCAAACGTCGTCCAATCGTTCAAGTTGTTCGGCCTTTGCCTCCGGTAAAGAATTGATCTTGTTCACAGCCGTCCGTCGTTTCATAAACACGCTCCATCCAGCCTTCGCCTCGCACCAGATATTAAAGTAGGCATGTATGCACATCATGATGGCGCGAATAGCTCCACCAGACTCGAAGATCAATATCCAGAAACCGTTGAAGAACAATATAATGCCAAAAGCGAATTCCACAGTATTACCAAATGCCTTTATTATGTACACGTAATCGTCAAATTGTTCCCAGAACGCGCTCCTGTACGCGTCGATCAGAAAGAGCGAGTAAATCGCTAGCGAGACCAGCACTTTGACTATAACCTCGATGCTGAAGACCGATACAGCCAGTAGCCACGTGCTCACTGTGAAGTGGGACCAGAGGAACACGAGTAACGATAGCGGGAAGAATATTAGAAAAGCACAGACCGCCAAAGCCCGCAAGTGTCTATGTAGCGCCGGATTATGAGAGGCACTGAGCGACATCAAGAGTGGATTCACTATATTATGGACAAAGTGTAAAATCGCCGTGAACAATAGGCAGAAATTACGATACAGTCGTATTAGACGCTTCTCCCTGTCGAGACTCGTCAGTCCGGTCTGTAGGGcaagaatgtaaaataatatggcGGACACCGTGCCGATGCTCTTCTCATCTTCGTCTTCCGTCAGTAGTATCCATTGGAAGAAACAGCCGATATAGTGGCAGATGAAGGAGATTATGCTGGTCATACCGAGGACGGCTGTCAATGTCTCGCACCCGTTTACCAGCAGCGTTCGGATCATAACGTAATACGTAAACGTTTCCTCGCCGTAGTGATTCCCGAGAATTTGCACCACTTGCTCTCCCATTCGCAGCATCCAAAACGTCCGAAGTACGCACGGCACGTTCAGACGCATCCATTCGGTTTCCGCGAGTGCGGTTAAGCCGTAATTGATTATAAAGTTGCGTGCATGCCGGTAGCCCATGTAGATGGTTCTTAACATGGAGACCCCGTTATACCAGATGACAAATTTACACACAGCCAGCGGGATTAACGTTGCGCATACTGGTGCGTGGTACAGATATTGCAcctaggaaaaaaaaatgtatatatcacTTACGTGTAACGTTGCCTGCTATTAAGGCAAACGACTTGATAAATACGACTACGCTACCAAGGACCTACACTTGGTAAGCTTACCGGTAAAGGATGGATACCCAAGATGGATGGTGACATAAAGCTCAGCACGAGAAGCTTCTGAACTATGGGATGCCTTGGGGCAAGATGTATGTAACAGAAGACGCTGGCTAGCAGACATTGCAGTATATAGTTTTGGATAATCAGAAAACCTGGACCGTTGTACAGAACGTCCGATAGATTCAAACATAATATACTGTCAAGTATGCTGGTTGCCGATTCGTGGGCACTCATGTAAGCTACAATCGCTTTCGTCGCACTAACATTTGACCAGTACGACACAAATATCACCCCTACAGATATTAGATATAGGTATACGATTACCAAATGTCTAGTACACAACATAAACGTGTATAAGGCTGCGAGAAaacctgaaagaaaaaaaatagtacatgACATAAAACACACGTTCTTTATTCAACGTGTTCAACGCAAAACGAAAGCAACAGATTCGACATGAAAGCGATCTATTCAGAGAAAAAGCGACAGCTCTTTGGTTTTGGGTTGTTGCACGACGAAAAACACAGCTTGACCTTAAGTCGCGATAATAAACGTATCTTAGCGTGCAAAAAGTGGCAACTTAATAACGTAGCTCGGCTATAGGGTTTGTGCCTTGAAAAACACGTTCCGTTTCGTTTCGTTTAGAATTTGCTGGACGTATTAAGAGATCCTACTTACCTATACAACAGCATAAAAATTTGAACACAATTATCAGATAAGTCTTGTAAGCGAGATGAGTGAAATCAACGTGGTCCATTAGAAACGAGTCTGTTGTAACAGCAGAGATGGAACTAGCGATGCTCGACAAATTGGTAGTTTTAAAGCCATATTCATTGTTTTTCAGCAGAATATTGTCGTTGGGTAAACCGAGGCCGATTCTAAGTAGCTCGTCGATGATAAACAGAGGTGGCACCCTCATTACAATATCAGCAAAGCTGAGGATTCTTTCCCAAGTCTCCATCTTGCTAGTGCTGTTTGAGGAAGACCGAAGACGTTTTTATATGCTCCCTGGCAATCCTGGCATCACACGTGGAAGCAGCTTGCTGTTGTAGAATCAtacaatatagatatatgtgcgtgtgcgtgcgtgtgtataGTGTATAGtgcaacaataataaattaatgtaattactaCACGCTAGTCGATAaagaaatatcttgaaaaatagaGGGGGggaaataagtaatttttcaaatcaagTACTTTTCATCAATTTGATTGGAACTGCTTTGAAAATTTGTCCGCACCACAATAAGCAAATCTAACGTTTGACAGATGTATGTAggtatacatgtatgtactGAGGTTCAAGGTTATGATATCTGTCAAAACATTACACGTATCGCGCATCGCGCCGCGGCCACGCAACAATCGTAGTACTCGTAGTCGATCTCGAATAGTTTAGTTTAGACGTTTAGAGTTTAGATtgcacaaaattaattttgtcgtGGCATTAGGATCCACTTAAAGACATAGGCATGTGCATTGTGCATACCTCAAATCTctctattattactattattatgatttatgACATAAATCCTCAATCCTCTCATTCGCCGATTCGCGTTTGCTGAGTTCGCTgagctcgctcgctcgctcccgCTCCCCTCTCTTTTCCGCTCTCCTCACTCCTCACCACTCCTTTCCAC
This window harbors:
- the Trc8 gene encoding protein TRC8 homolog, with protein sequence METWERILSFADIVMRVPPLFIIDELLRIGLGLPNDNILLKNNEYGFKTTNLSSIASSISAVTTDSFLMDHVDFTHLAYKTYLIIVFKFLCCCIGFLAALYTFMLCTRHLVIVYLYLISVGVIFVSYWSNVSATKAIVAYMSAHESATSILDSILCLNLSDVLYNGPGFLIIQNYILQCLLASVFCYIHLAPRHPIVQKLLVLSFMSPSILGIHPLPVQYLYHAPVCATLIPLAVCKFVIWYNGVSMLRTIYMGYRHARNFIINYGLTALAETEWMRLNVPCVLRTFWMLRMGEQVVQILGNHYGEETFTYYVMIRTLLVNGCETLTAVLGMTSIISFICHYIGCFFQWILLTEDEDEKSIGTVSAILFYILALQTGLTSLDREKRLIRLYRNFCLLFTAILHFVHNIVNPLLMSLSASHNPALHRHLRALAVCAFLIFFPLSLLVFLWSHFTVSTWLLAVSVFSIEVIVKVLVSLAIYSLFLIDAYRSAFWEQFDDYVYIIKAFGNTVEFAFGIILFFNGFWILIFESGGAIRAIMMCIHAYFNIWCEAKAGWSVFMKRRTAVNKINSLPEAKAEQLERLDDVCAICYQEMQSAKITQCNHYFHGVCLRKWLYVQDRCPLCHDILYKVENVQNREHGGAALATALVEQQDGRNDRQDGTRVETRRTSNVQPRQNNQTHMPSSERSDEGR
- the LOC139808160 gene encoding cilia- and flagella-associated protein 61; amino-acid sequence: MFVHLLVWDERYLNEFLAELLTAVFDITTYCQYVIFVVPPRVTPANLSVFERDMTRVLAKTAARDVARDALQFLYLIDRYRLRPKLKIRRVVEEDHDDVIAIVDGDGESIPVMHLKKLYGEYCISEMIRHPNSCRRLIIGEDPTDGSAVGVVCLNSTIDVDLLNENFELTLYNGLKKPWRNDEASASQGDARSAVHGPKEMHAPLDSRHSGEINVFVLEMFAMRDGTRPRPPWSYDFLEAAFDCFPHLEYCAILLPFSHPCYQFLQHFVVLLHKYCKPNRLYNDTMLGLAILWSVFSPYEKCEIQIFKVNVFHLFYVYSAERQVNFVTSHYHVEDYVSVQSIPQDDYGRLLHFVLMPIFSAYHRFFFREIARLSELTVIFYRLRHEDQSTAVSYTYAKTWMCPLVSCLNDMIPVDPRRQAEYEFPIILENLDNCENNVRGKRADDGRFSLFVTSPRLATMPRVRIDARIVVVGASDCGIAFAEYLAVRSSQRYTQLTNFTLISPHGIPFDNETSRGEVCLLPFRGRFHSGYRRCMAARTWINIVYGTMTAINSRSLISSLNFDLYIVRVFSFEFPHARKEKYVTVMNQGNFAYDYLVLTCGLQYRNSTLREKMKMQKQEGNKIQDQIPWNCLTVNNDTEASVCFRKIRWLTGDFKQRSRCSDIICGLPKVDKAVTNAILQSGIQVFPAWNMIDWALIENDDAKLMIESVTIEKEGETKKLTCNALFNFYEKTIDLNAFLAFCRAGLIFDGSLVIDPECRTNDPFIFAAGTVTRYSRKFYADAWQHKHYDSVEIGERFIRLSSLFLSNVVSSDAQGQAFVTGSCESEIGYFRIRLNMYDTVESVTCVSKKTFRVQDMVALYGKHESMLNELNVRFRNSCISDFYAYFRESWAAAIFHDRFDCLRVENRATLLSRMNIYDACDLVDACIRMLIESKWKTMSEEDQRYIESRYAGSAYRQELENNLMNFLKFYENDLPMYCTLRRQRQMYMDIAESPLYFDQ